A portion of the Rhodococcus pseudokoreensis genome contains these proteins:
- a CDS encoding DUF2334 domain-containing protein, whose amino-acid sequence MTGQLIVSVSGIKDETRDFAAAFAEEMDARGVPLSLLVAPRLKDKYRLVNDPATQDWLRARRSRGDAVVLHGYDQAATKRRRAEFAALPEHEARLRLLAADRVMEQTGLRTRLFAPPRWLASQGAVTALPSAGFRLLAGMTAVHDLDRGTSVRSRVLGIGEGFRAEPWWCRALVLGSGRTAKRGGVVRLAVTAKQLGTSGPRQAMLDAVDLALFHDARPDVYRWERRISQIGAA is encoded by the coding sequence ATGACCGGACAGCTGATCGTGTCGGTGTCGGGGATCAAGGACGAGACGCGCGACTTCGCGGCCGCGTTCGCCGAGGAGATGGATGCGCGCGGCGTGCCGCTGTCGCTGCTCGTCGCCCCACGCCTGAAAGACAAGTATCGACTGGTCAACGACCCCGCGACGCAGGACTGGCTCCGCGCGCGCCGATCCCGCGGCGACGCCGTCGTCCTGCACGGATACGACCAGGCCGCCACCAAGCGCCGCCGGGCCGAGTTCGCCGCGCTGCCCGAGCACGAGGCGCGGCTGCGACTGCTCGCGGCCGACCGGGTGATGGAGCAGACCGGGCTGCGCACCAGGCTGTTCGCCCCGCCCCGCTGGCTGGCGTCGCAGGGCGCCGTGACGGCACTGCCGTCCGCCGGGTTCCGGCTGCTCGCCGGGATGACCGCCGTCCACGACCTCGACCGCGGGACGTCGGTGCGGTCGCGGGTACTGGGGATCGGGGAGGGATTCCGCGCCGAACCGTGGTGGTGCCGGGCCCTTGTCCTCGGCTCCGGCCGCACCGCCAAACGCGGGGGCGTGGTGCGCCTCGCCGTCACCGCCAAGCAGTTGGGCACGTCGGGTCCGCGGCAGGCGATGCTCGACGCCGTCGACCTCGCGCTCTTCCACGACGCACGGCCCGACGTGTACCGCTGGGAGCGGCGGATTTCGCAGATCGGTGCCGCCTGA
- a CDS encoding glutathione peroxidase, producing the protein MTTPVQNIGINTLGGAPTSLGEYDGRAVLVVNVASKCGLTPQYKGLEKLATDYADRGLTVIGVPCNQFMGQEPGTAEEIETFCSTTYGVTFPLLEKIEVNGDNRHPLYEELTKATDAEGAAGDIQWNFEKFLVAPDGTVVKRFRPRTEPDAPEVVEAIEAVLPK; encoded by the coding sequence ATGACGACTCCTGTTCAGAACATCGGCATCAACACACTCGGCGGCGCGCCGACGTCCCTCGGCGAATACGACGGCCGCGCCGTCCTCGTGGTGAACGTCGCCTCGAAGTGTGGACTCACCCCGCAGTACAAGGGCCTCGAGAAGCTCGCCACCGACTACGCCGACCGCGGCCTGACCGTGATCGGCGTCCCGTGCAACCAGTTCATGGGTCAAGAACCCGGCACCGCCGAAGAGATCGAAACCTTCTGCTCCACCACCTACGGCGTCACGTTCCCACTGCTCGAGAAGATCGAGGTGAACGGCGACAACCGGCACCCGCTCTACGAGGAACTGACCAAGGCCACCGACGCCGAAGGCGCCGCCGGCGACATCCAGTGGAACTTCGAGAAGTTCCTCGTCGCACCCGACGGCACCGTCGTCAAGCGGTTCCGTCCCCGCACCGAACCCGACGCCCCCGAGGTCGTCGAGGCCATCGAGGCCGTCCTGCCGAAGTAG
- a CDS encoding cation:dicarboxylate symporter family transporter — protein MSTATGKTKKRDRTHWLYMGVIVAVVAGILVGWLAPGVGKSLGVLGTMFVDLIKMMISPVIFCTIVLGIGSVKAAAKVGKVGGLALTYFIGMSTVALGIGLVVGNLLDPGTGLNISADTASTGAALAENAHGAGGTMDFLQSIIPTSLMSALTEGSVLQTLFVALLVGFGLQALGKQGEPILRAVGSVQKLVFKILSMILWLAPIGAFGAIANVVGQTGLGAVVQLATLMLGFYLTCLIFVFGVLGSVLRVVAGVSIFKLVRYLAREYLLIFATSSSESALPRLIAKMEHVGVERTTVGVVVPTGYSFNLDGTAIYLTMASIFIADAMGQPLSFPEQLSLLVFMIIASKGAAGVSGAGLATLAGGLQSHRPELLDGVGLIVGIDRFMSEARAVTNFSGNAVATLLVGSWTNTIDNERVRTVLDGKLPFDESTMVDDGHGDVAEEQVTESPAGGEQKVLVKS, from the coding sequence ATGAGTACTGCGACAGGGAAGACGAAGAAACGCGACCGGACCCACTGGTTGTACATGGGGGTCATCGTCGCCGTCGTCGCGGGCATCCTCGTGGGGTGGCTGGCTCCGGGAGTCGGCAAGTCGCTCGGCGTGCTCGGCACGATGTTCGTCGACCTGATCAAGATGATGATCAGCCCGGTCATCTTCTGCACGATCGTGCTCGGCATCGGATCGGTGAAGGCCGCCGCGAAGGTCGGCAAGGTCGGCGGACTCGCCCTCACCTACTTCATCGGCATGTCGACCGTCGCCCTCGGCATCGGCCTGGTCGTGGGCAACCTGCTCGACCCGGGGACCGGCCTGAACATCAGCGCCGACACCGCGAGCACCGGCGCGGCGCTCGCCGAGAATGCCCACGGCGCCGGCGGCACCATGGACTTCCTCCAGTCGATCATCCCCACGTCGCTGATGTCGGCGCTGACCGAGGGAAGCGTGCTGCAGACCCTGTTCGTCGCGCTGCTCGTCGGCTTCGGGCTGCAGGCCCTCGGCAAGCAGGGTGAACCGATCCTCCGCGCTGTCGGCTCCGTCCAGAAGCTCGTCTTCAAGATCCTGTCGATGATCCTGTGGCTCGCCCCGATCGGTGCGTTCGGTGCCATCGCGAACGTCGTCGGCCAGACCGGTCTCGGCGCCGTCGTCCAGCTCGCCACCCTCATGCTCGGCTTTTACCTGACCTGCTTGATCTTCGTGTTCGGTGTCCTCGGATCCGTGCTCCGCGTCGTTGCAGGCGTTTCGATCTTCAAGCTGGTCCGGTACCTGGCCCGTGAGTACCTGCTGATCTTCGCCACCTCCTCGTCCGAGTCGGCCCTGCCCCGCCTGATCGCCAAGATGGAGCACGTCGGCGTCGAGCGCACCACCGTCGGTGTCGTCGTCCCCACCGGCTACTCGTTCAACCTCGACGGCACCGCGATCTACCTGACCATGGCCTCGATCTTCATCGCCGACGCGATGGGCCAGCCGCTGTCCTTCCCCGAGCAGCTGTCGCTGCTGGTGTTCATGATCATCGCGTCCAAGGGTGCTGCCGGAGTCAGCGGCGCCGGGCTCGCCACCCTCGCGGGCGGCCTGCAGAGCCACCGTCCCGAACTGCTCGACGGCGTCGGCCTCATCGTCGGTATCGACCGGTTCATGTCCGAGGCCCGCGCGGTCACGAACTTCTCCGGTAACGCCGTCGCCACCCTGCTCGTCGGTTCCTGGACCAACACGATCGACAACGAGCGCGTCCGCACCGTCCTCGACGGCAAGCTCCCGTTCGACGAGTCCACGATGGTCGACGACGGCCACGGCGACGTCGCCGAAGAGCAGGTCACCGAGAGCCCTGCCGGCGGCGAGCAGAAGGTACTCGTGAAGAGCTGA